In one Rutidosis leptorrhynchoides isolate AG116_Rl617_1_P2 chromosome 8, CSIRO_AGI_Rlap_v1, whole genome shotgun sequence genomic region, the following are encoded:
- the LOC139861253 gene encoding vacuolar sorting protein 3: MAKPLLKSRTILDHFTQFNTSASSIRSLCLFSPTQFETLIYVGTVSGNLLLLSVNHHEVNCNSSNNSSSNDNNEVKFVRHMLISDRAVESIHVFGEIEKLLVVSDGFIHFVDLELLRPVKKISALKGVGVVARRLRSNRSDSYSKLTVGGGGDSVGGSSFLQRLGGGAGGGRVNGGVSDLPIDDNCVFAAAVGKKMVLVGLVGRSSENYDSVAGSLVTLKEISCDDLVKDMVWIDDSIIVGSSSGYYLCSCVTGQCGLIFSLPDISSTPRLKVLRKEYNVVMMVDNVGIIVNSNGQPVGGSLVFHGSPNGLGEMGSSVVALHSGKMELYLKKSGKCVQKIVVADGVGQCVIADDQDGTGKLVVVATSSKVFCYLRVPSEEQIKDLLKKKDFKEAITLVEELYDDGEITNETLSLIHAQVGFQLMFDLHFDEAVDHFLLSEMMEPSEIFPFIMPDPNRWSLLVPRNRYWGLHPPPATLETVIDNGLMAIQRAIFLKKAGLETAVDDEFLLNPPNRDDLLNSAIKNLIRYLKASREKDLTSSVREGVDTLLMYLYRALNSVNEMEKLASSENWCIVEELESILHDSGHLRTLAFLCESKGMSAKALAIWRILARNYSSGYWKDPTLTNENQGLGVNIMSGKETAATEAVRILEKLSDQDLILQHLGWIADINQVLTVQVLTSEKRSHQLSPDEVIAAIDPKKPEILQRYLQWLIEDQGSEGPQFHTSYALLLTRSALETYQTKSQLEKMSGSEPGSHLIFQNPIRERLQVFLQSSDLYDPEDILDLIEESELWLEKAILYRKLGQETLVLQILAVKLEDSDAAEHYCAEIGRPDAYMQLLDIYLNPTDGKKPMFKAAVRLLHNHGELLDPMQVLERLSPSMPLQLASDTILRMLRARHHHHYQGQVVHNLSRAVNLDAKLARLEERSRLVQINDESLCDSCHARLGTKLFAMYPDDTIVCYKCFRRQGESTSVTGRDFNNDPIFKPGWLVTE, from the exons ATGGCTAAACCTTTACTCAAATCACGCACGATCCTCGATCATTTCACACAATTCAACACCTCTGCATCATCAATTCGATCTCTATGTCTATTTTCCCCAACTCAATTCGAAACCCTAATATACGTCGGTACTGTTTCCGGTAATCTCCTTTTACTATCAGTTAATCATCATGAAGTTAACTGTAATTCTAGTAATAATAGCAGTAGTAATGACAATAATGAAGTTAAATTTGTACGCCATATGTTAATAAGTGATCGTGCAGTAGAATCAATACATGTATTTGGTGAAATTGAGAAGCTTTTAGTAGTTTCAGATGGTTTTATACATTTTGTTGATTTAGAGTTACTTAGGCCTGTGAAAAAGATTAGTGCTTTGAAAGGTGTTGGTGTAGTTGCTAGGAGGTTGAGGAGTAACAGAAGTGACAGTTATTCAAAGTTGACAGTTGGTGGTGGAGGTGATTCAGTCGGGGGATCGAGTTTTTTGCAGAGGTTAGGTGGCGGTGCTGGCGGCGGAAGGGTGAATGGCGGTGTGAGTGATCTGCCTATTGATGATAATTGTGTTTTTGCTGCTGCTGTTGGGAAGAAAATGGTTTTGGTGGGACTTGTTGGTAGGAGCAGTGAGAATTATGATAGTGTTGCAGGGTCACTTGTAACGTTGAAGGAGATTTCATGTGATGATTTGGTTAAGGATATGGTTTGGATAGATGATTCGATTATTGTAGGTAGTTCAAGTGGTTATTATTTGTGTTCGTGTGTTACTGGTCAATGTGGGTTGATATTCTCTTTGCCTGATATTTCGAGTACACCAAGGCTTAAGGTGTTGAGGAAAGAGTATAATGTTGTTATGATGGTTGATAATGTGGGGATTATTGTTAATTCGAATGGGCAACCCGTGGGTGGAAGTTTGGTGTTTCATGGATCCCCGAATGGTCTCGGGGAGATGGGTTCGAGTGTCGTTGCTCTTCATAGTGGTAAGATGGAGTTGTATTTAAAAAAATCGGGAAAATGTGTTCAGAAAATTGTCGTAGCAGATGGTGTTGGTCAATGTGTCATAGCCGATGATCAAGATGGAACTGGCAAGTTGGTTGTTGTAGCAACGTCATCCAAG GTTTTTTGTTACTTGAGAGTACCCTCGGAAGAACAGATTAAAGATCTGTTAAAAAAGAAGGATTTTAAGGAGGCCATCACGTTAGTTGAGGAGCTTTATGATGATGGTGAAATTACAAATGAGACCCTCTCACTTATTCACGCTCAAGTTGGATTCCAGTTGATGTTCGACTTACATTTTGATGAAGCCGTGGACCACTTTTTACTCTCTGAAATGATGGAACCTTCTGAAATATTTCCATTCATCATGCCAGATCCAAACCGCTGGTCATTGCTG GTACCTAGAAATCGTTATTGGGGTTTACATCCTCCACCTGCCACTCTCGAGACTGTTATTGACAATGGATTAATGGCTATTCAAAGAGCGATATTTCTTAAAAAAGCTGGTTTGGAGACAGCTGTGGATGATGAGTTTCTTCTAAATCCTCCAAATAGAGATGATCTGTTGAACTCTGCAATAAAAAACTTGATCAG GTACTTGAAAGCTTCGCGTGAGAAAGATCTGACATCATCTGTGAGGGAGGGAGTTGACACACTGTTAATGTATCTATATAGAGCTCTCAATTCTGTTAatgaaatggagaaacttgcatccTCTGAAAACTGGTGTATAGTG GAGGAGTTGGAAAGCATATTACACGATTCAGGACATTTAAGGACACTTGCCTTTCTCTGTGAAAGTAAAGGGATGAGCGCGAAAGCGCTTGCGATTTGGCGTATTTTGGCAAGAAACTATTCATCTGGTTACTGGAAGGACCCGACACTAACAAATGAAAATCAGGGTTTAGGTGTAAATATTATGTCGGGTAAAGAGACTGCAGCAACTGAAGCTGTACGGATCCTTGAGAAATTATCAGATCAGGATTTGATACTGCAACATCTTGGATGG ATTGCAGATATCAATCAGGTGCTTACTGTTCAAGTATTGACGTCGGAGAAAAGGAGTCATCAACTCTCCCCAG ATGAAGTAATTGCTGCAATCGATCCAAAGAAACCCGAAATTCTTCAGAG ATATCTTCAATGGTTAATTGAAGATCAAGGGTCTGAGGGCCCTCAGTTTCATACATCCTATGCACTCTTACTCACCAGATCAGCACTAGAAACTTATCAAACAAAAAGTCAATTAGAGAAGATGAGTGGTTCAGAGCCTGGAAGCCATTTAATATTCCAAAATCCTATTCGAGAGAGACTGCAAGTGTTCTTACAATCTTCAGACTTGTATGATCCCGAAGACATTCTCGATTTGATAGAAGAATCAGAGTTATGGTTGGAAAAG gcTATTCTTTATCGAAAACTAGGGCAAGAAACACTGGTGCTCCAAATACTGGCCGT GAAGTTGGAGGACAGTGATGCTGCGGAACACTACTGTGCCGAGATTGGTAGACCAGATGCCTATATGCA GTTGCTTGATATTTACCTAAACCCCACAGATGGCAAAAAGCCCATGTTTAAAGCTGCTGTTCGGCTTCTTCATAATCATGGAGAATTGCTTGATCCGATGCAGGTTCTTGAG AGATTATCTCCGAGCATGCCTTTACAACTTGCTTCTGATACAATATTAAGAATGCTAAGAGctcgccatcatcatcattatcaaggaCAA GTTGTCCATAATTTATCTCGAGCAGTTAATCTTGATGCAAAATTAGCAAGATTAGAGGAAAGGTCTCGACTTGTACAGATAAACGATGAGAGCCTATGTGATTCATGTCATGCACGACTTGGTACAAAGTTATTTGCAATGTATCCAGACGATACCATAGTTTGCTACAAG TGTTTTCGACGCCAGGGAGAATCGACATCGGTGACAGGTCGTGATTTCAATAATGACCCTATCTTCAAACCGGGCTGGCTTGTTACTgagtga